A genomic region of Exiguobacterium sp. Helios contains the following coding sequences:
- a CDS encoding ABC transporter permease, translated as MNITYLQYALRNIKRYQRLYYGYALTIIVAMTIATSYWNLVVSESFQNIAKVLSQLNQVIELTMLFVFIAEVIILFFSILFIYSTTYTMLEHRKNDLRVMRTLGSGFSHFLKYFMIEILIVGGLAIIGGITLGVVLTKLMLLSIEKVMFLPRLTIELSLTSFLVLIAGALLTLLIATVLAIYRFRPDRPVRSRSRFRIRFGLTMQGVAVLILFYGYFMALTQQDTFLFVFPFIIFVGSFFFCRHVIPMVLKLYRPRRLSLRKLIVSEIAIQLKTNSTLVALGTILTSCALTAVGLVFIFQLIGFDLSSNNQFGLVYYEEAAVPSERLEKLERTMTKTFPDKYRQDVRLKGVKTRYVIPLSDYNELMKHLGHEQRTLLTDKQTFMIPARPVQVKEVTPTMQKAKAGMKQAGYRLEPMAEHRLLFGYNDRIETLFVVSDRAFTTMDRPVFHIRVFDTPSYADYGTDRWTRWMSIVREIQSKAELGKNTPVPYQLINETEDKLDGIRIIRLVSFVVILLTVWLFVINASFLHVWMQMTAEREQKRLKTLSALGFSKRSIRRFLFIKYGTVLMVPYFISIFHAWLLFQVILSNGGLEIGPFLPLSFTWIGIVTGCYFISILPLWVRYPRHLMKKSCESSMYPIPDSRV; from the coding sequence ATGAACATCACTTATCTGCAATACGCCCTACGTAACATCAAGCGGTACCAGCGTCTCTACTATGGATACGCGTTGACGATCATCGTCGCGATGACGATTGCGACGAGTTACTGGAACCTCGTCGTCAGCGAATCGTTTCAGAACATCGCCAAAGTTTTAAGTCAACTCAATCAGGTCATCGAACTGACGATGCTGTTTGTATTCATTGCCGAAGTCATCATCCTGTTTTTTAGTATCTTGTTTATTTATTCGACAACGTATACGATGCTCGAGCACCGGAAAAACGATTTACGGGTGATGCGGACGCTCGGAAGCGGATTTTCGCATTTCCTGAAATATTTTATGATTGAAATCCTGATTGTCGGCGGGCTGGCGATCATCGGCGGTATCACGCTCGGTGTCGTCCTGACGAAACTGATGTTACTCTCGATTGAAAAAGTCATGTTCTTACCGCGACTGACGATCGAACTGTCCCTTACCTCGTTTTTAGTGTTGATTGCAGGTGCGCTCCTGACCCTCTTGATTGCGACCGTCCTCGCGATTTATAGATTCCGACCGGATCGTCCTGTCCGGTCCCGTTCGCGCTTCCGGATCCGGTTTGGTCTTACAATGCAGGGAGTGGCAGTGCTCATTCTGTTTTACGGATATTTCATGGCATTGACACAACAAGATACCTTTCTGTTCGTCTTTCCTTTCATCATCTTTGTCGGCTCGTTCTTTTTCTGCCGTCACGTCATCCCGATGGTGCTTAAACTGTATCGTCCGCGACGGTTGTCGTTACGGAAGTTAATCGTCTCGGAAATCGCGATTCAGTTAAAAACGAACAGTACGCTGGTCGCGCTCGGAACAATCTTGACCTCCTGTGCTTTGACGGCCGTCGGTCTCGTCTTTATCTTTCAACTGATCGGATTTGATCTGTCGTCGAACAATCAATTCGGACTGGTCTATTACGAAGAAGCTGCCGTCCCGTCCGAACGTCTGGAAAAACTGGAACGGACGATGACAAAAACGTTTCCGGACAAATACCGGCAGGATGTCCGGCTCAAAGGAGTCAAGACCCGGTACGTAATTCCGTTATCGGATTATAACGAACTGATGAAGCATCTGGGTCATGAGCAACGGACGCTGTTGACGGACAAACAAACTTTCATGATTCCGGCCCGTCCGGTTCAAGTCAAGGAAGTGACACCGACGATGCAAAAAGCAAAAGCCGGGATGAAGCAAGCCGGCTACCGGCTTGAGCCGATGGCGGAACATCGTCTGCTATTCGGGTACAATGACCGGATTGAAACATTATTCGTCGTCAGTGACCGTGCTTTTACCACGATGGATCGTCCGGTATTCCATATCCGTGTCTTTGATACACCATCGTATGCCGATTACGGGACGGACCGCTGGACGCGTTGGATGTCGATTGTCCGGGAAATTCAATCCAAAGCAGAGCTAGGTAAAAACACTCCGGTTCCGTACCAGCTGATCAATGAGACGGAAGATAAACTGGACGGGATTCGCATCATCCGGCTGGTCTCGTTTGTTGTCATTCTGTTGACGGTCTGGCTGTTTGTCATCAATGCGAGCTTCCTGCACGTCTGGATGCAGATGACGGCAGAACGTGAACAAAAGCGGTTAAAGACATTGTCTGCGCTCGGTTTCAGTAAACGGAGCATCCGTCGTTTCCTGTTCATCAAATACGGTACGGTCTTGATGGTTCCGTACTTCATTTCGATTTTTCATGCCTGGTTGCTCTTTCAGGTCATCTTATCGAATGGGGGACTGGAAATCGGTCCGTTTCTTCCCTTATCCTTCACCTGGATCGGAATCGTCACCGGCTGTTATTTCATCAGTATCTTGCCTTTATGGGTCCGCTATCCGCGGCATCTGATGAAAAAATCGTGCGAAAGTTCGATGTATCCGATACCCGATTCAAGGGTATGA
- a CDS encoding ABC transporter ATP-binding protein has protein sequence MKAILHAEQITKVYQTKNARHEALRPTTLTIHDAEFVSIMGPSGAGKSTLLNLLSTIDQPTDGTIQINGEDVTAMKEKQLARFRREQLGFIFQDFNLLDTMTIEENIALPLALQQVPKADILVRVASVARELGIGELLAKRPSELSGGQKQRTAAARAIVHQPSLILADEPTGALDSKSATGLLEAMAGLNEQGATILMVTHDPVTASYAERVLFVKDGELFREIHQFGTRKEFFEQIMEVQRELGGAVRELV, from the coding sequence ATGAAAGCCATCTTACACGCAGAACAGATTACGAAAGTCTATCAGACGAAAAATGCCCGACACGAGGCTCTCCGGCCGACGACACTGACGATTCACGACGCAGAATTCGTCAGTATCATGGGTCCGTCTGGAGCCGGAAAATCAACATTGTTAAATCTATTGTCAACGATCGATCAACCGACGGACGGTACGATTCAGATTAACGGGGAAGATGTGACCGCAATGAAGGAAAAACAGCTGGCCCGTTTTCGGCGGGAACAGCTTGGTTTTATCTTTCAGGATTTTAACCTGCTCGATACGATGACCATCGAAGAAAACATTGCCTTACCGCTTGCGTTACAGCAGGTCCCGAAAGCCGATATTTTGGTTCGGGTCGCATCTGTCGCCCGAGAGCTTGGAATCGGGGAGTTACTCGCGAAACGGCCGTCCGAACTGTCTGGTGGTCAAAAACAACGAACGGCCGCCGCACGTGCAATCGTCCATCAGCCGTCACTGATTTTAGCGGATGAGCCGACCGGTGCACTCGATTCAAAATCAGCGACCGGTCTGCTTGAAGCAATGGCCGGTCTGAACGAACAGGGGGCGACGATTTTGATGGTGACGCATGATCCGGTAACCGCGTCGTATGCGGAACGGGTTCTGTTCGTCAAAGACGGCGAATTGTTCCGTGAAATTCATCAGTTCGGGACACGCAAAGAGTTTTTCGAGCAAATCATGGAAGTTCAACGTGAACTCGGAGGTGCGGTTCGTGAACTTGTTTAA
- a CDS encoding HAMP domain-containing sensor histidine kinase yields the protein MRLFFRHTIPGILFFSGQMVALFLILWLYDLYRPAAFFYIALLNAIALLIYLSYRFFSMLPLLKRLQTPIQSVAEPIRADSDEPLAAAVEHFLERQQTVFRNSLFAERRKEKERHRYVDQWIHQMKTPLSVIELILEHPGEQFQADLRHEVDRMRIGLDQMLYSSRLEAIETDLKAERLNLRTLVTSIINQEKRLFVKNKVYPKLELSPDFYIYTDSKWFRFLVLQLITNAVKYTAGHGHEVCIRAVEQSGKIVLTIEDDGVGIPKRDVPRVFNAFFTGENGRRYGESTGMGLYFVSQICLKLGHTIELDSTEGVGTTCRLTLVGGKQHD from the coding sequence ATGAGACTTTTTTTCAGACATACGATTCCGGGCATTCTTTTCTTCAGCGGACAGATGGTAGCCTTGTTCCTCATCTTATGGTTATATGACCTCTATCGCCCGGCTGCCTTTTTTTATATTGCTCTTTTAAATGCAATCGCCTTGCTGATTTATTTAAGTTACCGTTTCTTTAGTATGTTACCGTTGCTCAAACGATTGCAGACACCGATTCAATCGGTCGCAGAACCCATCCGGGCGGACAGCGACGAACCGCTTGCGGCAGCCGTCGAACACTTTTTAGAACGGCAACAGACCGTCTTTCGAAACAGTCTGTTTGCGGAGCGGCGGAAGGAAAAGGAACGGCACCGGTACGTCGATCAATGGATTCATCAAATGAAGACGCCGCTTTCGGTCATCGAATTGATTCTCGAGCATCCGGGGGAACAGTTCCAGGCGGACTTACGCCATGAAGTCGACCGGATGCGAATCGGACTGGATCAGATGCTGTATTCGTCGCGTCTCGAAGCGATTGAAACGGACTTGAAGGCGGAGCGTTTAAATCTTCGGACGCTGGTGACGAGTATCATCAATCAGGAAAAACGGCTGTTCGTCAAAAATAAAGTGTATCCGAAGCTGGAACTCTCACCGGATTTTTATATCTATACCGACTCGAAGTGGTTCCGCTTTTTAGTGTTGCAATTGATCACGAATGCCGTCAAATATACAGCCGGTCATGGTCACGAAGTCTGCATTCGGGCGGTCGAACAATCCGGGAAAATCGTGCTGACGATTGAAGATGACGGCGTCGGGATTCCGAAACGTGACGTCCCGCGTGTCTTCAATGCATTTTTCACGGGCGAAAATGGACGACGTTACGGAGAATCAACCGGGATGGGACTGTACTTCGTCAGTCAGATTTGTCTGAAGCTCGGGCATACGATTGAACTCGACAGCACGGAAGGTGTCGGAACGACCTGTCGTCTTACACTGGTAGGAGGGAAACAACATGATTGA
- a CDS encoding helix-turn-helix domain-containing protein produces the protein MLDHSPYRGYGDRIRILRERAGISIDQLAENLGVAPYFIRRTELSEVYPTKAYIESLAEALHIDSSYLARHIWTGESLKFVMQERTPLEEMRLAYEQTMGQDETMIEQQLEERMRLFDLMYDEDVKRIEQTMSATEQRIFHELVEAVMEAGELQREEANETFELFADKLPTMLQLDEYLNRLTEETETTVTDCYTKFSQSVDRARYHRK, from the coding sequence ATGCTGGACCATTCACCTTACCGGGGATACGGTGACCGCATCCGAATCTTACGGGAACGTGCCGGAATTTCAATCGACCAGTTGGCGGAAAATCTTGGGGTTGCCCCCTATTTCATTCGTCGTACGGAACTCAGCGAAGTGTATCCGACGAAAGCGTATATCGAATCTTTGGCGGAGGCCCTGCATATCGATTCCAGTTACTTGGCACGACACATCTGGACCGGGGAGTCCTTGAAGTTCGTCATGCAGGAAAGAACGCCGCTCGAAGAAATGCGATTGGCGTATGAACAGACGATGGGACAAGATGAAACAATGATTGAACAACAACTGGAAGAACGGATGCGCCTGTTCGATTTAATGTATGACGAAGACGTCAAACGGATTGAACAGACCATGAGTGCGACGGAACAGCGGATTTTTCACGAATTGGTGGAAGCAGTCATGGAGGCGGGGGAACTGCAACGGGAAGAGGCGAACGAGACGTTCGAATTGTTTGCGGACAAACTCCCGACGATGCTTCAACTCGATGAATACCTCAATCGTCTGACGGAAGAAACCGAGACGACAGTAACCGATTGTTATACGAAGTTCAGTCAATCAGTTGACCGGGCACGTTATCACCGTAAATAA
- a CDS encoding FtsX-like permease family protein has translation MNLFKLAFRNLKNIRQNVMYLGAVTFAILIYYTFLAIRSNEAMLQANELYGKLGTVFTGSSVILALFSAIFIWYSSDFFLRRRKQEIGLYALLGLERQQIAKLLFLETMGYGLIGLLIGVLLGTVASKYFVQLLAYVMGMTIETDFSINAGAIGQTVVVFLTIFLVIALRSARTIYRFTLIELFKAKQQVETIPKVHPVLAVVSVLLIGTGYYLTGKPLLAHFTIVAPILMVCIIVGTFGTMSYFTIFLLRVVSKRLRHYRGTNLILHGQLISRIKSNAVMLSTITVITAVTLTTVGTATSIYYYIDRTVEEQMPYSLSVASKQAEAEKLIRSSNQTIESRTMVNVKNVNHTLEELPNPLSFTTSYQTYAFDGEPGQFSYISYSDYQKLAKSNGKRVLPEPATGEAIVLETFKGNDLLEESVRSPIGVTFKDTHSSFRITGATNLPLTQLYAKKRLAFAVSDDAFAIMPEKAAMLTNYQFSDERSDDGLINRLEQLYGEKAETEMAAYYPVYAMTTATTGLLAFAAGFLGLVFLLATGSIIYFKMLAEAEESKQRFEIIQKIGVDQQEQTGIIRRSVGFMFVLPYLLGLVHSLFAMQVLQKLLNYDLRLPMSLAIGCYTIVYLLYYLVTVRAYRRIVI, from the coding sequence GTGAACTTGTTTAAGTTAGCTTTCCGGAATTTAAAGAACATCCGTCAGAATGTGATGTATCTCGGTGCTGTCACGTTTGCGATTTTAATTTACTATACGTTTTTAGCAATCCGCTCCAATGAAGCGATGTTACAAGCCAATGAATTGTACGGAAAACTCGGGACGGTCTTTACAGGTTCGAGTGTGATTCTGGCACTCTTTTCCGCCATCTTTATCTGGTATTCGAGTGATTTTTTCTTACGACGCCGGAAACAGGAAATCGGTCTGTATGCCTTACTTGGTCTCGAACGCCAACAGATTGCGAAGTTGCTGTTTCTTGAGACGATGGGGTATGGATTGATTGGGCTGTTGATTGGAGTTCTGCTTGGTACGGTCGCCTCGAAGTATTTTGTCCAACTGTTGGCGTACGTGATGGGAATGACGATTGAAACAGATTTTTCGATCAACGCCGGTGCAATCGGTCAGACGGTTGTTGTCTTCTTGACAATCTTCCTTGTGATTGCGCTCCGTTCAGCCCGGACGATTTACCGGTTTACCTTGATCGAATTGTTTAAGGCGAAACAGCAGGTTGAAACCATCCCGAAAGTGCATCCGGTTCTTGCCGTAGTGTCCGTCTTATTGATTGGTACCGGTTATTACTTGACGGGGAAACCGTTGCTCGCTCACTTTACAATCGTCGCACCGATTTTGATGGTCTGTATCATTGTCGGAACGTTCGGCACGATGAGCTACTTCACGATTTTTTTACTGCGTGTCGTCAGTAAACGCCTTCGGCATTACCGTGGCACGAACTTGATTTTACACGGGCAATTGATATCGCGGATTAAATCGAATGCTGTCATGTTGTCGACGATCACCGTCATCACTGCCGTCACGCTGACGACAGTCGGGACAGCGACATCGATCTACTATTACATCGATCGGACGGTCGAGGAACAAATGCCATACAGCTTGTCAGTTGCAAGCAAACAAGCAGAGGCAGAAAAATTAATCCGGTCATCGAATCAGACAATTGAGTCGCGGACGATGGTCAACGTCAAGAACGTCAATCATACGCTCGAGGAGCTGCCGAATCCGCTGTCGTTTACGACGTCGTACCAGACATACGCGTTTGACGGGGAACCCGGACAGTTCAGTTATATCAGTTATTCCGATTATCAGAAGCTCGCGAAGAGTAACGGAAAACGTGTGCTACCCGAACCGGCAACAGGCGAAGCGATTGTCCTTGAGACGTTCAAAGGCAATGATTTATTGGAGGAATCCGTTCGGTCCCCAATCGGAGTGACGTTTAAAGACACACATTCGTCCTTTCGGATTACCGGTGCGACGAATCTACCACTTACTCAACTGTATGCGAAAAAACGGTTGGCCTTTGCTGTTTCGGATGATGCCTTTGCGATAATGCCGGAAAAAGCTGCCATGCTGACGAACTATCAGTTCTCCGACGAACGGTCGGATGACGGGCTGATCAACCGACTGGAGCAGTTGTATGGTGAAAAAGCAGAGACAGAGATGGCAGCCTATTATCCGGTCTACGCCATGACGACGGCGACGACAGGATTGCTTGCCTTTGCCGCCGGATTCCTCGGACTCGTCTTTTTACTGGCGACTGGATCCATCATTTACTTTAAAATGCTTGCGGAAGCAGAAGAATCGAAACAACGGTTTGAAATCATTCAAAAGATTGGTGTCGATCAGCAAGAGCAGACCGGTATCATCCGACGCTCGGTCGGTTTCATGTTCGTCTTGCCGTATCTGCTTGGTCTGGTCCACAGTCTGTTTGCGATGCAAGTTCTGCAAAAATTGTTGAACTATGATTTGCGGTTACCGATGTCACTTGCAATCGGTTGTTATACCATCGTTTATCTGTTGTACTATCTCGTCACGGTGCGTGCTTATCGGCGGATCGTCATCTAA
- a CDS encoding response regulator transcription factor — METILLVEDDQQIALLLKELLERYDFHVIHEDGLGDVVARFEETQPDVILLDVNLPKFDGFYWCRQLRMKTRAPILFISARVGEMDQVMALEYGADDYIVKPFQGAVVIAKIKSQIRRAYGTLSQESEERTVSRAGLTLYLDRYIVEHEERSIELSKKEGLILEMLLTVSPRIVSRGDLLERIWDDEAFVDENTLNVNITRVRKRLAEIGIGGLETVRGVGYKLVLDK; from the coding sequence ATGGAAACCATTTTATTAGTAGAAGACGATCAACAGATTGCACTGTTATTAAAAGAACTGTTGGAACGGTACGATTTTCATGTCATTCACGAAGATGGATTAGGAGATGTCGTCGCTCGATTCGAAGAAACGCAACCGGACGTCATCCTGTTGGACGTCAACTTGCCAAAGTTTGACGGATTTTATTGGTGCCGTCAGCTCCGGATGAAGACGCGGGCACCCATCCTGTTCATCTCGGCCCGTGTCGGGGAGATGGATCAAGTCATGGCACTCGAATATGGAGCGGATGACTATATCGTCAAACCCTTCCAGGGAGCCGTCGTCATTGCGAAAATCAAAAGTCAGATTCGACGTGCGTACGGGACATTGTCCCAGGAGAGTGAGGAGCGGACGGTCAGTCGTGCCGGTCTGACATTGTATTTGGATCGTTATATCGTCGAACATGAGGAACGGTCTATTGAACTATCGAAAAAAGAAGGATTGATTTTAGAGATGTTATTGACGGTGAGTCCACGGATTGTCAGTCGGGGTGACTTGTTGGAACGGATTTGGGATGATGAAGCGTTCGTCGATGAAAACACGCTGAACGTCAACATCACCCGTGTACGGAAACGACTGGCGGAAATCGGAATCGGGGGCCTTGAAACGGTCCGGGGAGTCGGCTATAAACTGGTCCTCGACAAATGA
- a CDS encoding M3 family oligoendopeptidase produces MLTFSELTYVRPDLNVLETSMHAAIARLREATEVDTANNAISEINTLRNQFETASQLVEIRHTIDTRDGFYETEQGFFDEAGPVYQGYVSSYYQTLTTHPLRSSLESTWGKQLFLLAEASLKTFSDAIIPKLQEENRLASEYTKLMSAAQIEFDGKTLNLSQFGPYLQSADRTVRKAASEARYGYLKEHGDAIDTIYDKLVHVRTDIAKTLGFPSFVELGYARMLRVDYDQSMVENYREQILETIVPIATSLKERQQRRIGVDSLYYYDEGFAFKSGNATPQGEEAFIIEGGKKMYRDMSPETNEFFEYMLERGALDLTAKPGKAGGGYCTYIADEKLPFIFSNFNGTAGDIDVLTHEVGHAFQVYESRHFTVPEYGFPTYEACEIHSMSMEYFAYPWMEEFFGDQTAKYKFSHLAGGVTFLPYGVAIDEFQHVIYNQPELTPAERRTAWRDIEKKYLPHRNYEENDYLDSGAWWHQQGHVFGSPFYYIDYTLAQVCAFQFYAWMEQDREAAWKSYLELCKAGGSESFLTLVERAGLKSPFAPGTVGAAVEPIKAYLSETDDLALDRV; encoded by the coding sequence ATGTTAACATTTTCAGAACTTACATATGTCCGTCCTGACCTGAACGTCCTTGAAACTTCCATGCATGCTGCAATCGCTCGTTTGCGTGAAGCAACTGAGGTAGACACAGCAAACAATGCCATCTCTGAGATTAATACCCTTAGAAATCAATTTGAAACAGCCAGTCAACTCGTGGAGATTCGTCACACGATCGATACACGCGATGGTTTCTATGAAACGGAGCAAGGTTTCTTTGACGAAGCAGGTCCGGTTTATCAAGGATATGTCTCGAGTTATTATCAAACGTTAACGACGCATCCCCTCCGCTCTTCACTTGAATCCACATGGGGGAAACAACTTTTCTTACTGGCGGAAGCCAGCTTAAAAACGTTTTCTGACGCCATCATTCCAAAACTCCAGGAAGAAAATCGTCTGGCAAGTGAATATACGAAGCTGATGTCGGCGGCGCAAATTGAATTCGACGGCAAGACATTGAACTTGTCCCAGTTTGGTCCATATCTTCAGTCGGCCGACCGGACTGTCCGAAAAGCCGCTTCTGAAGCACGTTACGGCTACTTAAAAGAGCACGGCGACGCGATTGATACGATTTACGACAAACTTGTTCATGTCCGGACCGATATCGCGAAGACACTTGGTTTCCCGTCATTCGTTGAACTCGGTTACGCCCGGATGTTGCGTGTCGATTACGATCAATCGATGGTCGAAAACTACCGGGAACAGATTCTCGAGACGATTGTCCCGATTGCAACATCCCTCAAAGAACGCCAGCAACGCCGGATTGGTGTCGATTCTCTTTATTATTACGATGAAGGATTTGCTTTCAAATCCGGAAATGCGACACCACAAGGCGAAGAAGCGTTCATCATCGAAGGCGGAAAGAAAATGTACCGCGACATGTCACCGGAGACAAACGAGTTCTTCGAGTATATGCTCGAACGCGGCGCACTCGACTTGACGGCCAAACCGGGGAAAGCCGGCGGCGGTTATTGTACGTATATCGCTGATGAAAAACTGCCGTTCATCTTCTCGAACTTTAACGGAACGGCCGGCGACATCGATGTTCTGACACACGAAGTCGGACACGCCTTCCAAGTCTATGAGAGCCGTCATTTCACGGTGCCGGAATATGGATTCCCGACGTACGAAGCGTGTGAAATTCACTCCATGTCGATGGAATACTTCGCTTACCCGTGGATGGAAGAATTCTTCGGCGATCAGACGGCGAAGTATAAGTTCAGTCACCTTGCCGGTGGCGTCACATTCTTACCATACGGCGTCGCAATCGATGAATTCCAGCATGTCATCTACAATCAACCGGAACTGACACCGGCAGAACGCCGGACGGCATGGCGTGATATTGAGAAGAAATATCTGCCACACCGGAACTATGAAGAAAATGATTATCTCGATTCAGGTGCCTGGTGGCACCAGCAGGGTCACGTCTTCGGCAGCCCGTTCTATTATATCGATTATACGCTCGCACAAGTCTGTGCCTTCCAGTTCTATGCCTGGATGGAACAAGACCGGGAAGCCGCTTGGAAATCGTATCTCGAGCTCTGTAAAGCCGGTGGATCGGAAAGCTTCCTGACACTCGTCGAACGCGCCGGACTGAAATCACCATTCGCTCCTGGTACGGTCGGTGCAGCCGTCGAACCGATCAAAGCTTATTTATCAGAAACGGATGATCTCGCACTCGACCGTGTTTGA
- a CDS encoding PTS glucose transporter subunit IIA, which translates to MGFFKKLFGGNDEGNTKIASALTGKIVSIENVPDQVFSQKMMGDGIAIEPTEGKVVSPINATVETIFPTKHAIGLKGEDGLELLIHVGLDTVNLKGEGFTAHVQSGDKVKAGDVLVEFDLDFIRANAPSTITPIIVTNHDQFTLSAVPAEGTSVVAGETELFKATHK; encoded by the coding sequence ATGGGATTCTTTAAAAAATTGTTTGGTGGTAATGATGAAGGAAACACGAAAATTGCTTCTGCCCTTACAGGTAAAATCGTCAGCATCGAGAACGTACCCGATCAAGTTTTCTCGCAAAAAATGATGGGCGACGGTATCGCCATCGAACCAACGGAAGGTAAAGTCGTTTCACCGATCAACGCAACGGTCGAAACCATTTTCCCGACAAAACACGCGATTGGTCTTAAAGGCGAAGACGGTCTTGAGTTATTGATCCACGTTGGATTAGATACAGTTAACCTTAAAGGTGAAGGCTTCACAGCACACGTCCAATCTGGTGATAAAGTGAAAGCTGGTGACGTTCTTGTTGAATTCGACCTCGACTTCATCCGTGCGAACGCACCATCAACAATCACACCAATCATCGTGACGAACCACGATCAATTTACACTTTCTGCAGTACCGGCTGAAGGAACATCTGTTGTCGCAGGCGAAACAGAACTCTTCAAAGCAACACATAAATAA
- a CDS encoding ABC transporter ATP-binding protein: MIEVKQLGKVYPGKVTEQPLTDINFRVEEGEMVAVMGPSGSGKSTLINLLATLDQPSWGSILIEDIDTATFKRKETTRFRRETLGIIFQEFNLLDSLTVAENMLVPLMLSGKKTKEAREEMQHLAKRLQIDELLDKQVDEVSGGQRQRTAIGRALIHAPRLMLADEPTGALDFQATKHVMELLAELNAAGMTMVIVTHDPTVASYCNHVLFLKDGSIQTELFRDEPRRVFFQRVIESLSLLGGDEHHLSAIRPT, from the coding sequence ATGATTGAAGTCAAACAGTTAGGAAAAGTCTATCCCGGAAAAGTGACGGAACAACCATTGACGGATATCAACTTTCGGGTGGAGGAAGGGGAGATGGTCGCCGTCATGGGACCGTCCGGCAGCGGAAAGTCGACCTTGATCAACCTGCTCGCGACACTCGATCAACCCAGTTGGGGATCGATTTTGATTGAAGATATCGATACGGCAACGTTCAAACGGAAAGAAACAACCCGCTTCCGGCGTGAGACGCTCGGAATCATCTTTCAGGAGTTCAACTTGCTGGATTCGTTGACGGTGGCTGAAAATATGCTCGTTCCTCTGATGCTCAGCGGAAAAAAGACGAAGGAAGCCCGGGAAGAAATGCAACATCTCGCAAAACGGTTGCAGATTGACGAATTGCTCGACAAACAGGTGGATGAAGTATCCGGCGGGCAACGGCAACGGACGGCGATCGGGCGTGCCCTGATTCACGCACCGCGGCTGATGCTCGCGGACGAACCGACGGGCGCTCTTGATTTTCAGGCGACGAAACACGTCATGGAATTGCTGGCAGAATTGAATGCGGCAGGCATGACGATGGTCATCGTCACCCATGATCCGACGGTCGCCTCGTATTGCAATCACGTCCTGTTCCTGAAAGATGGCAGCATTCAAACGGAATTGTTCCGGGATGAACCACGCCGGGTCTTCTTTCAGCGTGTCATTGAGTCGCTCTCGTTATTAGGAGGGGATGAACATCACTTATCTGCAATACGCCCTACGTAA